caaaccgaactctacatAATCTGAATCACatataaccgaactgttcttcgttttTTTCAGTTCAGTGAGTTCGGTTAGAAACCTAGGGCAAATAGAAAACACGATCtaaccgaacccaacactgtaactaccattccaagcctattttgatgatttctgttCAAtagaatcgatgaaaaacaaattaaaaagaaTGGGTTTGTCGAGAAATACCCTCGAATCGGTCCCATGGAAGATTCGGCGTTGTTCTTGCGGCTGTTACGACGAATTAGTTGCTGCTCCGGTTGAACTTCTTCCTCAATTTCATGTGGTTGATTAGCTAAACGTCCTAATGATGGACCTGTTCCTGGATTTCGGTTGGTTTGCTTTCGACGGGCCATTGTTATActagattgattaatcgacgatgaaaattttatgaatcgacgatggATCTACGATGGAGACGACGAGTttccaatgaagaagaagaagaagaagagaggaagaggttcggttttttgttgtttttttttaacattGGGGGTAATATATCACGGTTAGGGTTAGTATTAGAGTTAATGTTAATTAGGTTAAGAGCAAATTAGTAAACTTGCTAAGTAGGATTAttgttaggacatcccttatcattgtagggtaggtggcctaataagaccatggtctcctcaaaaaaaccatggtcccaaaaaacggTTCTTGATCCGTTCTGATATCCTCCACTTCCCATTAGTCTATTACAATCTTCATCACAGTCCAAGTAGTAGGTAAGAATTTCTTTCACCACTAGCTGGGAGGGAGAAGAATGGAATCAAACAAATTctcaaatttaaataaataaaataaatttgatTTTATTATCATGATGTTGTTGTCTAGAAATGACAAGTAGGAGTACTGGGATTCTGTCTGGTTGTGGTAGTGGTGGTAATTTATTCAACTTTGGCATCCCATCATCAATCAAAAGATTAACCCTAAAAATCAAACCTCATTTTCATTATCTTGGatcaaaatcattttcattaaagagaaaatatcatCCTAGTACATTTCTCCTTCCTTCAGCTTTATCATCATCTTCAGGTATAATTAACAAACCCTAACATTTTCCATAATTTCATTTTGTTTGTATTCATGTATCCTATTGTTGAAACTGTTTGATAACCAATGGTTGGCTGCACTTAATGTTGTTGTTTACTTGTCTAATCATTAATTGAAAGGGTTAAAATCCTGAAATTTTATGTATAGATTTGTGAAATTGCAATACAGATAGTGTTCATGGATTTTAACTGCGTAAGTTATGGGTTTTCATGTACACAATTCGACCATGTAGATAGATTAAATCTAGGTATTGGGTGCCTGAACATGTATTAGGACCTAAATTGTTCAGCGATACCCCAGGAGAACGGTATGCCTCAGCAGTTTGAATTATTGTGAGAACTGTGAAATTGCAAATGAAATATGGATAAATAGGGAATAACATAGTGTACATATTCTGTTCATAAATCTTTAAATGCGTAAATTAGATGAAATTGTTTTCATGTAGGAAATTCGACCATGTAGGTAGATAAAATCTAGGTGTTGGATGCCGAGACATGGATAGGATACAGTTACATGTATAGGAGCTAACTAAATTGTCCAGCAAGACCCCCCAAAAATGTAAGGACCCTGCAGTTTGGGTTATGGAATTTTGCTTTGGGTTTCATTTCTTCTTTAGTGTTTACGAATTGATAATTGTTTCTTTGAAACCCTTTATGGTGTTCATTTTTTTGAAACCCCCCAAATCGGTTAACTTTGGGGAGCCCCATGGACAATTTGGCAGTCAGGATGGGGACTTGAACAGACCTTCGGGAATGAGTTAGCTGCCCCATGGTGAACTGGGCTGTTCTCAGTTGGTTGTTCGATTAACTCTTTGCCAATACTAAATTCTCCTACCTGGTTGTTGGCAGATATGGATGGTGGCGTAACTCCAAGTTTGTTCCCACTACACCGTTGTAAAACTTTGCATCTGGTTTGTATTTGTAGCCCTTCTCTTTGGTGTATCATTATCATCCCATCTCGACTTGGCCTGTTAAGGGTGCTCGAAAATGCTAATTTCTCTAATTCAAGTTGATTAATACTACAGGTTAGGCATGCACAAGGAGTTCATAATGTAGAAGCTGAAAAGGACGACAGCGCATATCTATCTTACTCACTTTTTGATGCACCTCTTACCCCTCTAGGTTGGCAACAGGTCATTTCTTTGTTCCCATGTAATTACTTACTTGAAAACATGAGTTTGTAGTCGGATATCTCTATTTGTAGACTTTGGCGGTGGCCTTCACTCAAAGGGTAATAAAAACTAATAATATTGTGCAATCTCAATAGGTTGATAATTTGCGAAATCATGTTCATGACTCTGGCCTTAACAAGAAGATTGAGCTGGTAATTGTATCTCCTATGTTGAGGTAAGATTCAAAATAACAACTTTAAGCTGCCATGCGTTATAGCGTTAGGACTTCCACTAGATAGTGTCGACTTTTGGGATTTTTAGTGAGTAACTTTTGCAGAGAGGAAACTGTATGTAACACTTACTTGTTTTTTTGATGCAAAGCGTGCCATAAGAGTCATATTGAATTCTACCGGATGGTTTCCCAAGTTACTCTATCAACTGGCATGGTGGTGTTAACGACTGTAACTACAGAAAACTTGGATTAGTGAAGATTTTTCCAATAAATATCCTCTTTTGCCATTGCAGGACGATGCAGACAGCAGTTGGAGTATTTGGTGGCAGAGGATATACTGATGGAGTGGATATACTCCCGCTTATGGTGGCAAATGCAGGGAATAACGACCGTTCTGCATATTCAAGCTTAAATTGCCCACCGTTCGTAGCAGTAGAGCTATGTCGAGAACATTTGGTATGTAGGAAGCATTCTGTTATCTCATTTTGCTTCATTTTGTACCGCATTCAGCCATTATACATATTTATTTGGGCTGGGTAACATAAACGGGCATTTACATAGAACCAAGAAGCaacatgaaaagaaaatatgCGATACCTGCTTTTATATGTGTTCTATTTGCGAATATTACTATGTGTCTCTGTGCTGTATGATGCTATGAGAAAGGGATTTGGGGCCAAGTTTATTAATTTTTATGTAATTAAAGTTTACTTCAAAGGTTTATGCACTTTCTAAGTTACGAGATCTACTGCTTGTATCTGACTTCTAGTGTTGTCTGGCTAAAGGGAGTTCGTCCATGTGATAAGAGGAGAAGTGTCAGCGAGTATGTGCCCCTTTTTCCTGCAATTGATTTTTCATTGGTGAGTACATGTTAGACCTTAGCTCATTTTGGTATTATTGACATTCTTTTTTGACTACGGAACTATGGTTCAATGGAATCTAATTGACAGTTGAACTAATTTTTGTAGTTATTTTCAGATTGAAAGTGATGAAGACACTTGGTGGAAAACCGACGTAAGAGAACCAAACGAGGGTGTGACAGCAAGGGGAATTGATTTTTTGAACTGGTGAATGCTGTTTCTTTATCTTCTTTTTATAGTATGAGAAACGTGAACAAATCAAATACCATATCGTTCCATTATCTCATGTTTCGTTGTATGCATCTATTTGGCTGCCAAAATTATGTTGAATTATTTTGATCCTGAGAGAAATATAGTCTGTTCATGTTAAACCATGCATTCTGTGGCTTGTTAATATCTAAGTTATTTGCTTATCGAATCAGAACTGGCATAGTCACGAATCTCTTTCTCTTCCTAGCTTACCATCAGGAAATGGGTTTTCATAGAAGAATATAAACATTTTGCCTAAGTTTTCAGTGTTATTACCTCACCGTCTACTTAACTTGCATTTGGCAAAACACTGGATTTCCACATTATATAGCCGTGTTTCCGTTGTAATATTTATATATCTTTACCCAGGATATGGACgaggaaggagaaagaaattGCAGTTGTTACACATAGTGGATTCTTGTTTCATACCCTAAAATCATTTGGAAGTAGCTATCATCCATTGATGAAGGATGAAGTTTGCAAGCAGTAAGTGTTTTAAGCACAAGATTCTTTTTTATATACTCGTACTTTGTTTCTAGTGATCACTTGCCACTTCTTCATATTGTGCAAATGCCACATAATGTGCTTACTTTTTGTAAATGTTCGTATTCTCACTGTAGCAGTAATAAAACACCTAAACACGTCAACCTCTTATTCCTTAATTTTTACACTGTTGCAGCCCCTCAAAGATGAGAACAGATGCCATAAATATGCTATCTTTTAGGAAATGTCTGTATTATGTTCTGCATTGTGCTGGCAGAGAGCCCTTATATCTTAAGTAAATTAATACTATTTTTTTACAGTATTCACATTGTTTAAAATGCTATATCTTGTCAGTGGCTCTAACTTCTAGCTTTCTATTAAAACCACCTGCAGCTTTGCCAATTGCGAACTTCGGTCAATGGTGATCGTTGATAGAGGGTGAGTGTATCTTCTTGCATTGTTTTAGCATAGAAATTTGTTCAAGTATTTTTCTAGTTGTCAATGTTCTAAACTTAGTTTCTTTTCAAATTTCAGTATGATTGGATCGGATCCTTCAGTTACTAACTATCCAGGCAAGATCCCGCAAGGTCCTGATCTTCCAAATGCAGCAGTGAAAACACCACCCAATTCATCATCTTAGACGAATGTGGGTAAGTGGAAATTGAACCTGATACACTCTAATATATTATATGGATGTGCCTTGTCTTAATTGCCATTTCATTTTAGGTCATTGTTTTTCTGTAATAGTAGTTTTCATTGGGCAGTTCAAAAGAAACTTCTTACATGAGACAAACTATTCTGAATTTTTATTGATATGTGATCAAAATGCAGTCTGACAATCAAACTAAATCTAACTCATTATGTATTGAATCCTTCAAGAATCAGATCCAAGTCTTTTTCTTGTTTTCGTGTCCTATATTATAAATTTCTTTCTGCTCTTGGAAAATTTTAAGTAATGATAAAAAGGACTAATCTGTATTTGTTCAGGAGAATCCGATATTATGTGCAGCTAAATTGATAAATTCCTACATAGATACAAACACAGCGTATATAGAGACATAGTCAATGTATCATGTGCATTCACGTTTATGCATTAAAATCTCAGCGCCGTTATTATTCTCTCATTACATGTCTGCATATTATGATAACCATTCTTTGTCAGGAAATAGTTTACATATCTGAAAAGAGAAATAAGAAAATTCATAACCATTGTTTGTCAACTCATGACCCGATACAGAGAACCCTAGTTTTTATCCGTTAGTTGATAGATGGCCATGATTCTCATTAGCAACAGGGAATAAAAAATCATGTTAATGGGGAGGTGCTCTTCATGGGCTCATGACTACAGCTTTAGTCTAATAATTGTAGTAGCAAAGATATGTGCAGTAGTAGTGCAGACATACTCTGGTGTGTATTAATGGCGATTCATTTCAATTGCATGTGCACTCTCATTATAATATACAGTAGACAGACAGAGAAGAGACGTGATAAAAACTGTGGATGAGTTGTTGCCTGTGTGTTTGAGTTCTGACTGCGTATAAAAATAACTCGTAAAATAGTTTAATCCAGAGCAATCCAGTCACTGCACTAAACGAATTCATTATCATCTTATGATGGAACATGGTTCATTTATCTCTAGCTTTTAATAAACTGTCTATGTATTTCCTTGGCACATTTTCATAAGAAACTTTTGAGCTAGTTGTAAGCGCTGCTTCCAAAACTTCCGGTTCAGTCTAAAACTATACCGGACTGACTGACCTGCAGTCTTAGAACTATGCAGGTCCATCAACTAGACCAACTAAGATTCACATAAGCGACTTCGAGTGATTTCAGTTAATCTAGAAAAAAAATTTGCATCCATGTAAATGTTGTGATTTAAAATGTTGGAACAGCGGAAATAAACGCCCTCCACTTATATCCATACCTGATGCCGTTAGATTAAAAATATCCTCTACCAATGCCACAGTGTGTCTAGTCTAGTGATATTGAAACTTGATTTGGTAGATGTAGGGTCTACTTAATCTTGTAGTGTAACCGCTGGATGGATGTAATTTTTTAAAGGAAGACCGTTGATCACTACTACGGCGAAGTAAGCAATAACAAACTCCAAAAACTGTTTGATATGAGATTGACACGTAATATGGATGACGCGGATTAAACACTTGAGAATCTTCTAATTAGTCAAGACGTGTAGTAATTAGTCATCTCCTCCCTTACCTATCAAGCAACCACGTCATCATCATCCATGGCCGCTTAAAAAACTACACATGACTATGGAAAAAAGAAGGTAGCTGATACCATACCCCTAATCAGTTGGAATATGTTTCCTAATCCAAATCTACAAGTCAAAAATATAACATTTTATCCAACACATAAAAATCAAGCGTTCCATGAGAGCAAGCACTATGATTTACTATTTGGCCAGATTTTAGCGGGTCAAGGATCGAATTTTCAAGTTATAAGTTAGAAGCTAGAATCCCGCACTGAtcgtatcaaataaaataaaagaaatggaTCAGAGTGTGTTTGTTTTTTTGCTGATTGGGTTCCTGTAGAATGTGAGacaatttattttttgatttttaattgttATTTAATTCGGACTCATTTAAGCCGAGAAATAAAATGTCCTTTGCTCAATAAGACAAAAAGATATTGAATCAGACCTGATAAGTCATATGACATCAGTTAAATTTAGACGAATCAGATTCAAAATTCAAACGGTGATTCAGATGAATCGAGAAAAAACAAACGGGATGTTATCTCGCGGAAAGGAAATATCAACTTGGTGCTTAGTAGcagtattattaattttttttaccaaCTTGATTTCTACACTTTTTGCACAAGAGAATTTATTTTAGAGTATGAAACAAGCACTCTTGGTACATGTCGATCACTTTTCGGCTAGTGTGGGAACGCATCTGAACCTAGTCATTTCCAACTCAtcatcaccaaaaaaaaaattacagcacCCAGCCACCTGCCCTAGTTACTTGGTTTTACAGTGGGCCCCACCTCTGTTTACTGGTCCCACCACACTGACTCCACCAGCAGCAATAAAAAGATCCCAATtcctcctctctctctctccctaaaACAAAGACTCATCACTCCAACACACGCTTTCCTCCACCTAAACACAACAAAAACTCCCAAGAATGGCTTCATAAAATCCGCCCACAAACCCTAAtcctccgccaccaccaccaccaccaccaaaaatgGACAATTCATACTCATCATACGCAGGTTCAGGAGATTCCTCACCAAGATCAAGAGAAATCGACTGTGAAAACCAGTCATGGGAAGATCCATCTtcaaccaccaccgccgccgccgcaACCAACTACAGAGTGAAATTCATGGTTTCGTACAACGGAAAAATCCAACCGAGACAACATGATAATCAGTTGACGTACGTTGGTGGGGAGACGAAGATTTTAGCTGTGGAGAGGAACGCGAAATTTGGTACGGTGATCAGTAAGTTATCTGCGATTTGTGATTTTGATACTGTTAATTTGAAGTACCAATTGCCTGGGGAGGATCTTGATGCGCTTGTTTCTGTTACAAACGATGAAGATCTAGAGCATATGATGATGGAATATGATAGATTGAATCGGTCTTCGCCTAAACCGGCGAGATTGAGATTGTTTTTGTTTCCGGTTAGGTCGAATTCGTCGAGTTTAGCGTCGGCCAAGGATGGTGGGAGTACTAAGAGTAATCAACAATGGTTTGTTGATGCGTTTAATTCTGCTCAGATACAACAGTCTATtgattctgctgctgctacttcgcCGCCGGCGAGTGAGACTCCTTCAAATCCTGATTTCTTGTTTGGGTTGGATAATAATAAATGTGTTGTTTCGCCGCCGTCACCACCGCAAATCAGTTCTCCGGTGAAGGCGAAACAAGATTTGGTTCAAGAGCAACAGCAGTTGATTCAGGAGCAGCATTTGCAGATTCAGGATCATAATAGAGAGGATCATAGGATTTTAGTCGGTGAACATGCTGAAATTCAAAGACAGATTCAGgaattgcagaaattgcaaatctcaaatcaagagcagcagcaacagaccTTGACTAGAGCATTTGCTGGTGATTATTATGTGCAGAAGGTGCCTGAAAATACAGTTCCAGCTGGGAGTATTCCGGTGACATTACCACCGGTACCGTCGGTTGCAGTACCAGCTCCACCTCCAACAGCTGCAGGGTATTGGCAAGAAAGGCATATTGCTGCACCACCAGTTTCCAGTGCTGATCATCAAGTTTATTTGATGCCAACACCAACTGGTTACTATCAAACACAACTGCCACCGCCGCAAAGCGTACTGCAAGTGCCTGCTGGTCAAGGGTATTACGCTCCTCCACCACCTGTTTATAGGGAACAGCCGGTTTACAATGTTGCTCCACAGCaaccacagcagcaacagcaacaagttCAGCCTAGAATTGTGATGTTGGCAGATGGGAATTATGCACAAGTGGGGTATGATAGTGCTGGGAGACAAGTTTTGTATGCTGCACCGCCTGCGCCGTCGCCTGGTGGTGTAATGCCGCCATCTTCCTATCAGACTGTAACCAATGGAGGAGTTGTGGGAGGAGGAGCAATGGATTtgagacaacaacagcagcaacaacaacaacccaaGATAGCTGCAATCCCAGAGGTTAAAATTCCAAATCTTAAACCTGCTCAAGCTGCTGTTTGATTTCCTAAATTTCCCTGTTTATtctaaattattatttattaatCTATATATTAAGTTCAATAAGTGAAATAGATCTGCTTGATTGTTGGATTTGTGTGATTCAAACTCTGTTTCGATGGTAGATTGTAAATGGTGTTATGGGAAAATCTATATATTATTGTTAGTTCAAAATTATATTTTTGtttcttcattttataattattagaTTCGTTTTAGATTTCGCAAGTTTAGGAAACCGGCTGATATCTATTCTGGCTTCTCTGCTAGCTTCATAGGTCTAATTCTGTATATTACTGTTAGTTCAAAATTATGTTTTCATTTGTtcacttattatttgctagattGATTTAAGATTTTGCAAGTATAGGAATGAGTTTGTGAAATGGGCACTCTGGTCCCTTTGTGTCCGGTACCTTATGAATTTGAGAAACTGGCACCGGCTTTGGTCGATGTATATTCTGGCTTCTCTGCTAGATTGATAGGTCTAATTCTGGTTCTTTGTGTTCACCAACTTGAATGAATTTGCGAAATTGGCACCGGCACCTGCGGATGTTAACTCTGGCTTGTCTACTAAATACATATGTCTGATTCTGGTCCCTTTCTGTTCACCACCTTGAAGATGAAATCTGTAGTAGACAAAAAACAAAATTGTGGTCCATACACCTAACACTAGTGAAAAAAATAGTTGGTTTCTTTTGCTGAAACTGATACTGTATCTATTGTGATTGTGAGAGATCAAAAGATCTGATGATGTTCTTCTTCAGAGACTTGTAAAAAAAAAGTGCAAGTTGAGAAGTTGGCAGCTGTGAAAGGGAAAAGTCCAACCCATAGTCTCAGACTCTCAGTTTACAACAGTATGTCTgggatgagaaaaaaaaaagtgggcAATGGTTAGTGGCCTAGTGGGGGGGTCTGGCCTGGGACTCTCAGGATACTCTATATCTTGATTTTGAAGGCATCATTTGGTCATCATCTAGTACAGGTAATTTTGTTGCTGCATTTGAATAAGATTAAAAATCACAGTTGGCATTGAGTCATATTCAGTGAAACTCCTAGGAAACAAGTAAAGAGATGTAAATGAGTTTCAGAATGTGATtgtgtcttcttcttcttgcgtTCTTATTGTATTTTTTTAACTTGAGCTTTTGTCTTTATGGTTGTCACTCTTTTTGAAAGTATGTTTTTGTGTATTGAAGACACACTGTAGCAGTTTAGACTTTAGAGAAAGGCAGATAGAAacagctgttgctgttgcttctgTTTTCATCTTTTGGAACATGAAAGTGAAAAGAAAAACATATTGATGTCAGATATCTAGTGTTGAACTTTGAATAACACCAAGAAATTTTATATATAGTGGCCAGTGGGGTTAGCCCACCAGGGTCCAGTGTGAGGTAATGCTTTTTGGAACTGTtgagcagctgctgctgctgagccAACTCCCAAGCATGGGGATTAGTTGGTGGGTGGGGATTAGTGTCCCTATGGATGGGTTTAGTGTCACAATGATGGGATGTTTACATACAAATCCAAGATTAACTTATCCATTGATTtggattaattaaaataaaataaaaacataccgTAGACTGTATTATTTTGATGgatattattgaaaataaatTGTGGGTCGACAAATAAATTCTGTTAACCTTCACTTATGCCTTTGGTGAGATGTAATAATTGTCTAAATGGATATTATAGAGAAAGAACATTGTAGCTCCTCCTTCTCTGCTTGATTATCAAGATTAGAACCATTGAAACAAATTTTGTTTGTCTACATTTTTCTTTGAGCCGAACAATGTCTgttctacttttttctttttgtcaagtCTGGCTTAACTAGGCCTGCACACAGTTTGGTTTGGTGTTGTTATTGGTAAAATTGTTGACCTAACCGCGTATAGTGCGGTTAGCACATTTAAAACCGTAGCCGAACTGTTCAGTATTCGGTTCGGTTCAGTTATTTTGTGGTTCGGTTTTAATCTTATATAAATGTCAAAAAATTCTGATAGATTTTGTACCTGCACATGTACATCCATTCTGTACTTAACAAATAACAAGTAACAAGTAGATTCTTAATCCATTCCATACAAGAGTCTTAAGATCAAACATACTTGAAGTCCAACAGCAAGGAGTCTAAAGATCAAACACACACAATAGTCTTAAAGTTTAACGTAAAAAAAGAAAGTAACACGAAGAGTTGAAGACAAGTAAAAGACTCCAGTCCATCCAATTTTCAAGCTAATCATCCCCTTGGTCCTCATCCTTGTCCAAAATGTCTGCAAAGAGAATTACTCAAAAATCAGATATTCACATATTGTTCGCGCATCTACTTTCTCGTTCCCATGCATAAACAAGATAAGTTACTAGACATCATATCTCCTATTCAGATAAGATCAAGTGATTCAACTCACCAACAAAATGCAGGGTTAAGAAAGCAACGTAACAGAATGACAATAATCTACATATATCACTCACTAAAACAATGTCAATAGAATTTAAGTGCAAAGGAATCAACTCCAAGAGTTTCCATGGACGAAAACACTGATAATATTTTACATATCAGTCATGACTTATTATCGAACTGAAACTAATCCTTCACATCAAAATTCACAATACGATAACAACTTCTATGACCTCCAAGGAAGTAGTTTGTTAGAATGAATCTGCCACTTTCTCTTTAATATTCATATGCAAGCCCTAAGCAATTACAAAATCATACTGGACAGCTACATACCTTTGTGATTACTGACTCATAGATAATGAAATTGAATACTTCCTTATCATATGTATACCAAATAACGAACATATCGTATACCAAATAAAAgaagttttcatttcttttttccaTGTTCATATTGATCGTATGTCAAAAGCAATACAAACTTTAGTGCAACTGATTGCAACTCCACTAACCATAGAGATAAATCATGATATTCAAAATAAATGACAGTTGGAATTTTCCACATGTAGTTGGTACACTACTGAACCATATGCAACTCTAAAGTGTCAAATATTTGTCTATGCATGCTATATTCCTTAAGACAACTATAAAAGGGTGACTGCATTCACAGTTCTTTCCCTCATTACCAAACAGACAAGCTCTCTCAAAAGTATTCCAATTTAGAAACTCTAACTGGATTCAAGTGACAAacaattcttcttttttcttaacAGAGACATGGATATAAGCAAGCCACTCCTAGCTATTATTTATCTTTTGATCTTCTTTACTTTTGTGGTAGAAAGTAGGATTGAAAGACTTTAGGTTTGggtaaaagtaaaagtaaattaAGTTGATAAAAAACAAGCAATACAAATAGTAAGATGAAATGTTGAAAAGCAATACAAATTTTAAGTcgaaaaagaagagaagagattCCATTACCATCTTCAATGCTGGAATTGTCATCTGGTACATAGTTACATATGAAATCAAGAGAGACAGGTTTCTACAACCAACTTTGCGTACAGATAAGTGCTTCAACTGTCCTGGAAGATAACGAGCTTTTTCATGGAGTAAGAATGCGTTTTCCAGTACTGAATGGAGACTCTGAAGCAACTGAGGACACTGGTATTACCAAAATATCCTTCGCCATAAGTGATAGTACCTTGTACTTGGtactattagcctgccaccaagccaaaatatcaaaattcctGGTAGATGTTTCACAGTCATGAAGCAAATACCTTTCAAGTTCTGACTTTGGATGAGTAGAGTGAACACTCATTCTTCGTCTTTTCTTCCTCGAATCAAGCATATCCTCAATGTTCTCTTCTTGCACACAAATTACCATGCATCTACACCTGCAGCAGTTTTTGACCCAGTACCTGAGACATCAGCACAATCAATATTAGTAAATGATGATGATAACAATATTTATAATCTCTAGCAGTAGAGCAAAAGCATATAACTAGAGGTCAAAAGATGATGTAACCTTCATCTGCATTGGTATTTGAATACATG
This is a stretch of genomic DNA from Papaver somniferum cultivar HN1 chromosome 1, ASM357369v1, whole genome shotgun sequence. It encodes these proteins:
- the LOC113324516 gene encoding pollen-specific leucine-rich repeat extensin-like protein 2; its protein translation is MDNSYSSYAGSGDSSPRSREIDCENQSWEDPSSTTTAAAATNYRVKFMVSYNGKIQPRQHDNQLTYVGGETKILAVERNAKFGTVISKLSAICDFDTVNLKYQLPGEDLDALVSVTNDEDLEHMMMEYDRLNRSSPKPARLRLFLFPVRSNSSSLASAKDGGSTKSNQQWFVDAFNSAQIQQSIDSAAATSPPASETPSNPDFLFGLDNNKCVVSPPSPPQISSPVKAKQDLVQEQQQLIQEQHLQIQDHNREDHRILVGEHAEIQRQIQELQKLQISNQEQQQQTLTRAFAGDYYVQKVPENTVPAGSIPVTLPPVPSVAVPAPPPTAAGYWQERHIAAPPVSSADHQVYLMPTPTGYYQTQLPPPQSVLQVPAGQGYYAPPPPVYREQPVYNVAPQQPQQQQQQVQPRIVMLADGNYAQVGYDSAGRQVLYAAPPAPSPGGVMPPSSYQTVTNGGVVGGGAMDLRQQQQQQQQPKIAAIPEVKIPNLKPAQAAV
- the LOC113324521 gene encoding phosphoglycerate mutase-like protein 1, whose amino-acid sequence is MTSRSTGILSGCGSGGNLFNFGIPSSIKRLTLKIKPHFHYLGSKSFSLKRKYHPSTFLLPSALSSSSDMDGGVTPSLFPLHRCKTLHLVRHAQGVHNVEAEKDDSAYLSYSLFDAPLTPLGWQQVDNLRNHVHDSGLNKKIELVIVSPMLRTMQTAVGVFGGRGYTDGVDILPLMVANAGNNDRSAYSSLNCPPFVAVELCREHLGVRPCDKRRSVSEYVPLFPAIDFSLIESDEDTWWKTDVREPNEGVTARGIDFLNWIWTRKEKEIAVVTHSGFLFHTLKSFGSSYHPLMKDEVCKHFANCELRSMVIVDRGMIGSDPSVTNYPGKIPQGPDLPNAAVKTPPNSSS